Genomic window (Sporichthyaceae bacterium):
GGGGTACCCAGCTTCAACTCCCATGCGATCGAGTCGCGGCTGCACCACGTAGCGGGCCTCAGCGAGCACTATCTGTACCTGAACGACGACATGTTCCTCGGCCGCCCGATGGCGCCGGAGGACTTCTTCTTCGGCAACGGGATCGCCCGGCTGTTCCCCTCGCCCAAGCCGGTCCCGCCCGGTCCGGCCACGGCCGCGGACACTCCGGTGGAGGCCGCGGGTAAGAACAACCGCGACCTGCTCGCGGCCAAGTTCGGCTCCGCCCCGGCGCAGCGATTCCTGCACGCGCCCTACCCGCAACTGCGCTCGGTGGCCGCCGAGGCGGCGGAGACGTTCGCGCCGGACTTCGCCCGCACCACGGTGTCCCGGTTCCGGCATCCCAGCGACATCTCGATTCCGGCCTCGCTGGTCGGCAACTACGCCTACCTCACCGGGCGCGCCGTCCCGGGCACGTTGTCCTACGCCTACGTCGACCTGGCCGACCCTCGCCTGGACCGTCGACTACGGCGGTTGCGCACCGGGCGACCGCAGGTGTTCTGCCTGAACGACCACGCCGGCCTCGGTGCGGACCCGGCCGGCGCGAGTGACTCGAGCGAGCGAGGAACGAGCGAGCGAGATAAGCGAGCATCCGACACCGTGAATGCCGCGGTGACCGAGTTCCTGGCCCGGTACTACCCGGACCCGAGCCCGTTCGAGCGAACCTGACCCACCGTCAGGAACGTTGCGCGGCCGCACATTTCCCGCACCGCCCGTAAATCGCGAAGTGCTCCAGGTCGACCTCGAAGCCGCTGTCGGTCAGCACCTGGCCGGTCAGCTCCGCGGCGACCTCGACCCCGGTCTGCGTCACCGAACCGCAGTCCCGGCAGACCAGGTGCAGGTGCTCGTGGTGACCTGCCGGGTGGTAGGACGGTGCCCCGTGCCCGAGGTGGGCGTGCTTGACCAGGCCAAGCTCCTCGAGCAGTTCCAGGGTCCGGTAGATCGTCGAGATGTTGATCCCGCTGGCCACCCGCTGCACGTGGGCGCAGACCTGTTCCGGGGTGGCATGGTGAAGCTCGTTGACCGCGGCCAGCACGAGCTCCCGTTGCGGGGTGAGGCGATAGCCCTTCTCCCGCAGCAGCTCCCGCCAGTCCTCGTCGGCGCTGCGCTCGCTCATGGCACTCGCTTGAGCTCCGCGGACGCGTGCGGCTGCATCTTCTGGTCCACGGCCTCCATGTCGAAGGCCCACATCAGGCGTCCGTCGACCAGGCCGTAGAGCCGGTGCCCGCGGCGGTAGTCCTTGGCCGACTCGACCTTGACCACCTTCTTGGTCGCGAGCTCGATGCGCGGCCCGCGGACCTCGCCGTAGAGGGCCTCGAGGAAACCGGTCGGGTGCGAGAGCAGCACCTCGAGGGTCTTGTCCTCGCCGATGCGCCAGAACCCGGTCTCCATGGCCAGCGGCCGGACCTTCTGGCCGTCGGTGTCGATCTCCCAGGTCCGGGACAGGTAGTGCAGGAACGGCTTGCCGTTCTGGGCGAACTCGAGCCGCTGGGCGAACGCCCGCCGTTGCACGGTCGGGTACTCGACGATGCCCTCGCCCTCCCACGTAC
Coding sequences:
- a CDS encoding Stealth CR1 domain-containing protein, with the translated sequence MGANAGRVLAALRRDLAAVRGLGIRGAAGELRAMLPGAPARVPRGGCDHGYAVAFEIDVVYTWVDGADPAWQARRDAAWATARPGEHSELAANPSRYANRDELRYSLRSLAANAPWVRRIHVVTDRQIPSWLVTDDPRLRVVDHAEIFAGTDGVPSFNSHAIESRLHHVAGLSEHYLYLNDDMFLGRPMAPEDFFFGNGIARLFPSPKPVPPGPATAADTPVEAAGKNNRDLLAAKFGSAPAQRFLHAPYPQLRSVAAEAAETFAPDFARTTVSRFRHPSDISIPASLVGNYAYLTGRAVPGTLSYAYVDLADPRLDRRLRRLRTGRPQVFCLNDHAGLGADPAGASDSSERGTSERDKRASDTVNAAVTEFLARYYPDPSPFERT
- a CDS encoding transcriptional repressor, with amino-acid sequence MSERSADEDWRELLREKGYRLTPQRELVLAAVNELHHATPEQVCAHVQRVASGINISTIYRTLELLEELGLVKHAHLGHGAPSYHPAGHHEHLHLVCRDCGSVTQTGVEVAAELTGQVLTDSGFEVDLEHFAIYGRCGKCAAAQRS
- a CDS encoding FABP family protein, giving the protein MFEIPPDIHPWCVPLAFLLGTWEGEGIVEYPTVQRRAFAQRLEFAQNGKPFLHYLSRTWEIDTDGQKVRPLAMETGFWRIGEDKTLEVLLSHPTGFLEALYGEVRGPRIELATKKVVKVESAKDYRRGHRLYGLVDGRLMWAFDMEAVDQKMQPHASAELKRVP